A stretch of Lactuca sativa cultivar Salinas chromosome 6, Lsat_Salinas_v11, whole genome shotgun sequence DNA encodes these proteins:
- the LOC111880885 gene encoding uncharacterized protein LOC111880885 — MSALFNFHSFLTVVLLVICTCTFLKMQFPAILEQKTGFRGFFWKAARIGERLSPWVAVGCFTMGVSIIFF, encoded by the exons ATG TCGGCGCTGTTCAATTTCCATTCGTTTCTGACGGTGGTGTTGTTGGTAATCTGCACTTGCACTTTCTTGAAGATGCAGTTTCCTGCTATCCTTGAACAGAAAACCGG ATTTCGGGGCTTCTTTTGGAAAGCTGCAAGAATAG GTGAACGATTGAGCCCATGGGTAGCGGTTGGGTGCTTCACAATGGGCGTATCGATCATATTTTTCTAA